In one Achromobacter spanius genomic region, the following are encoded:
- a CDS encoding molybdopterin-dependent oxidoreductase — protein MSQKKRLSLLGLDGAAILKEAKNLITRRVEQPSRRAFLRNSLTLGGVAMLSGCSLSDDENVEKALTSVSRFNDRVQGWLFDPNKLAPTYPESMITRPFPFNAYYGIDEVRHVDEESFRLEVTGMVADKRQWRLEELRAMAQVDQVTRHICVEGWSAIGKWGGVPFSTFLKRVGADLTAKYVGFKCSDDYYTSIDMPTALHPQTILALTYDGKTLPPEYGFPMKLRMPTKLGYKNPKHIQAIFVTNTYPGGYWEDQGYNWFGGS, from the coding sequence GTGAGCCAGAAAAAACGCTTGTCGCTGCTGGGCCTGGACGGCGCGGCCATTCTGAAAGAAGCCAAGAACCTGATCACCCGGCGAGTCGAGCAACCCTCGCGCCGCGCCTTCCTGCGCAACAGCCTGACGCTGGGCGGCGTGGCGATGCTGTCGGGATGTTCCTTGTCCGACGATGAGAACGTGGAAAAGGCGCTGACATCCGTCTCGCGTTTCAACGACCGCGTGCAGGGCTGGCTGTTCGACCCCAACAAGCTGGCGCCCACCTACCCGGAATCCATGATCACCCGGCCGTTTCCCTTCAATGCCTATTACGGCATCGACGAAGTGCGCCACGTGGACGAGGAATCGTTCCGGCTGGAAGTCACCGGCATGGTGGCCGACAAGCGCCAATGGCGGCTTGAAGAGCTGCGCGCCATGGCGCAGGTGGACCAGGTTACCCGCCACATCTGCGTGGAAGGCTGGAGCGCCATCGGCAAATGGGGCGGCGTGCCGTTTTCCACCTTCCTCAAGCGCGTTGGCGCGGACCTGACGGCCAAGTACGTGGGCTTCAAGTGTTCCGACGACTACTACACCAGCATCGACATGCCCACGGCACTGCACCCGCAGACGATCCTGGCGCTGACCTATGACGGCAAGACCTTGCCCCCCGAGTACGGCTTCCCCATGAAGCTGCGCATGCCTACCAAGCTTGGCTACAAGAACCCCAAGCACATACAGGCGATTTTTGTCACCAACACCTACCCAGGCGGTTACTGGGAGGACCAGGGCTACAACTGGTTCGGCGGAAGCTAG
- a CDS encoding cytochrome b/b6 domain-containing protein, giving the protein MMASPASHIPPAAARPPGVIHPGWLRVVHWLNALAVVIMVMSGWRIYNAAPFFDFTFPNGITLGGWLGGALQWHFAAMWLLFANGILYLALNLSTGRLWRKFFPLSPRGVAADLGAALRGKLSHGDLRHYNQVQKLAYLFVIVDIVVLVLSGLVLWKSVQFDLLRELMGGYEFARRIHFFAMALLVAFVAVHLVMVALVPRSLIAMIRGK; this is encoded by the coding sequence CCCCCCGGCGTCATCCACCCCGGCTGGCTGCGCGTGGTGCACTGGCTGAACGCGCTGGCGGTGGTGATCATGGTGATGAGCGGCTGGCGCATTTATAACGCCGCCCCGTTCTTTGATTTCACCTTTCCCAACGGCATCACCCTGGGCGGTTGGCTGGGCGGCGCGCTGCAATGGCATTTTGCCGCGATGTGGCTGCTGTTCGCCAACGGCATCTTGTATCTGGCCCTGAACCTTTCCACCGGCCGGCTCTGGCGCAAATTCTTCCCCTTGAGCCCGCGTGGCGTGGCCGCCGACCTGGGTGCGGCCCTGCGCGGCAAGCTGTCCCACGGTGATCTGCGTCACTACAACCAGGTGCAAAAGCTGGCCTACCTGTTCGTCATTGTCGACATCGTGGTGCTGGTGCTGTCCGGCCTGGTGCTGTGGAAGTCCGTGCAGTTTGACCTGCTGCGCGAGCTGATGGGTGGCTATGAATTCGCACGCCGCATCCACTTCTTCGCCATGGCGCTGCTGGTGGCCTTCGTGGCCGTACACCTGGTGATGGTGGCGCTGGTGCCCCGTAGCCTCATCGCCATGATCCGCGGCAAATAA